A section of the Triticum dicoccoides isolate Atlit2015 ecotype Zavitan chromosome 7A, WEW_v2.0, whole genome shotgun sequence genome encodes:
- the LOC119332352 gene encoding benzyl alcohol O-benzoyltransferase-like codes for MASSLLPAFAVRRGEPVLVAPAEQTPRETKTLSDIDDGEGMRFYSSGIHLYRANPDKQGVDPAAVIREALARALVPYYPLAGRLREEAGRKLVVDCEAQGVMFVEADVDLTAADFGDVQSPPFPCFEQFILESTTVAGVEPVIDRPLLYIQVTRLKCGGFIFGQRFCHCVADAPGGMQFEKAVCELACGAAAPSITPSWGREMFMARQPPQPSYPHLEYSEPAGGPVDRMLTTPPGDVARVLFFFGPREIAGLRQRAPPHMSRSSRFELVAACIWLGRTAALGYGADEEVRLSFIVNARGRRDVPLPEGFYGNAFAYSVAATTAGELCAGGLGYALELVKKAKSAVTYDYLLSVADLMVLRGRPLFALSRTYIVSDVSHAGFKSVDFGWGEAVYGGPAKGGEGPIPGVTNYFSRSKNGKGEESTVVPISLPKDAMDKFQLEVEGLTAEI; via the exons ATGGCGTCGTCGCTCCTCCCGGCGTTCGCGGTGCGGCGGGGCGAGCCGGTGCTGGTGGCCCCGGCGGAGCAGACGCCGAGGGAGACCAAGACGCTGTCCGACATCGACGACGGCGAGGGCATGCGGTTCTACAGCTCGGGCATCCACCTGTACCGGGCTAACCCGGACAAGCAGGGGGTCGACCCGGCCGCCGTCATCCGGGAGGCGCTGGCCAGGGCGCTCGTGCCCTACTACCCGCTCGCCGGCCGCCTGCGCGAGGAGGCCGGGAGGAAGCTCGTCGTCGACTGCGAGGCGCAGGGCGTCATGTTCGTCGAGGCCGACGTCGACCTCACCGCGGCTGACTTCGGGGACGTGCAGAGCCCCCCGTTCCCTTGCTTCGAGCAGTTCATCCTCGAGAGCACCACCGTCGCCGGCGTCGAGCCCGTCATCGACCGCCCCTTGCTCTACATCCAG GTGACGAGGCTCAAGTGCGGGGGCTTCATCTTCGGGCAGCGTTTCTGCCACTGCGTGGCGGACGCACCGGGCGGGATGCAGTTCGAGAAGGCCGTCTGCGAGCTGGCGTGCGGCGCCGCCGCACCGTCGATCACGCCGTCATGGGGCAGGGAGATGTTCATGGCGAGGCAGCCGCCGCAGCCGTCGTACCCGCACCTGGAGTACAGCGAGCCGGCGGGCGGGCCGGTCGACCGGATGCTGACGACTCCTCCCGGCGACGTCGCGCGCGTGCTCTTCTTCTTCGGGCCACGCGAGATCGCGGGGCTGCGGCAGCGCGCGCCGCCTCACATGAGCCGGAGCTCCCGGTTCGAGCTGGTGGCGGCGTGCATCTGGCTCGGCCGCACGGCGGCGCTCGGCTACGGCGCCGACGAGGAGGTGCGGCTGTCCTTCATCGTGAACGCGCGCGGCCGCCGCGACGTGCCGCTCCCAGAGGGCTTCTACGGGAACGCCTTCGCCTACTCCGTGGCGGCGACCACGGCCGGggagctctgcgcgggcgggctggGCTACGCGCTGGAGCTGGTGAAGAAGGCCAAGTCGGCGGTGACGTACGACTACCTGCTGTCGGTGGCGGACCTGATGGTGCTCCGGGGGCGGCCGCTGTTCGCGCTGTCCCGGACGTACATCGTGTCGGACGTGAGCCACGCCGGGTTCAAGAGCGTGGACTTCGGGTGGGGCGAGGCCGTGTACGGCGGGCCGGCCAAGGGCGGCGAGGGGCCGATCCCCGGCGTGACCAACTACTTCTCCAGGTCCAAGAACGGCAAGGGGGAGGAGAGCACCGTGGTGCCTATCAGCCTGCCCAAGGACGCCATGGACAAGTTCCAGCTCGAGGTCGAAGGCCTCACCGCCGAGATCTAG